The following proteins are co-located in the Streptococcus downei MFe28 genome:
- a CDS encoding GntR family transcriptional regulator, whose translation MLPAYIRIHDSIKDEIDQGVWKIGSRLPSERDLSDQFQVSRMTLRQAITLLVDEGILERRVGSGTYVASQRVQEKIRGTTSFTEIIKAQGKEPSSKLISYERSYPNEQEIRHLGVTPKSYIVRMERVRYADKIPVVYEVTSIPEKLIRNFAREEVTNHFFQTLTQHGYSIGKSQQIISAKIVNPEITQELAIEEGHAILALTQTSYLEDGTAFEYVRSQYVAGRFEFYLENN comes from the coding sequence ATGTTACCAGCCTATATTCGGATTCATGATAGTATCAAGGATGAAATCGATCAAGGAGTCTGGAAAATTGGCAGTCGGCTGCCTAGCGAGCGAGATCTGTCTGACCAATTTCAAGTCAGCCGAATGACCCTACGTCAGGCCATTACCCTCCTAGTTGATGAAGGTATTTTAGAAAGACGCGTGGGGAGTGGCACCTACGTGGCCAGTCAACGTGTTCAAGAAAAAATACGAGGAACGACAAGCTTCACCGAAATTATCAAAGCCCAGGGAAAGGAGCCTTCGAGCAAGCTTATTTCTTATGAAAGAAGCTACCCTAACGAGCAGGAAATCCGTCATCTAGGCGTAACTCCCAAATCTTATATCGTTCGGATGGAGCGAGTTCGTTATGCGGATAAGATTCCTGTCGTTTACGAGGTAACCAGTATCCCCGAAAAACTTATTCGCAACTTTGCAAGAGAAGAAGTGACCAATCACTTTTTTCAAACCCTAACTCAGCATGGCTATAGTATCGGTAAGAGTCAACAAATTATTTCTGCTAAAATTGTTAATCCAGAGATTACCCAGGAGCTGGCCATCGAAGAGGGACATGCCATACTAGCCCTGACCCAAACCTCTTATTTAGAAGACGGAACGGCTTTTGAATATGTTCGCAGTCAATACGTGGCCGGAAGATTTGAATTTTATTTAGAGAATAATTAA
- the guaA gene encoding glutamine-hydrolyzing GMP synthase, with protein MTEFNNLERIIVLDYGSQYNQLIARRIREIGVFSELKSHKITAQQVKKIKPLGIILSGGPNSVYTEDSFGIDEEIFNLGIPVLGICYGMQLLTDRLGGKVVPAGQTGNSEYGQSTLNLRQESALFAHTPNEQVVLMSHGDAVTEIPQGFHLVGDSADCPYAAIENTDRKIYGIQFHPEVRHSVYGNDILHNFALNICGAKGDWSMDNFIEMEIVKIRQTVGDRKVLLGLSGGVDSSVVGVLLQKAIGDQLTCIFVDHGLLRKNEGDQVMNMLGGNFGLNIIRVDASERFLKLLAGVDDPEKKRKIIGNEFVYVFDDEASKLKGVDFLAQGTLYTDIIESGTETAQTIKSHHNVGGLPEDMQFQLIEPLDTLFKDEVRALGTALGMPDEIVWRQPFPGPGLAIRVMGDITAEKLETVRESDAILREEIAKAGLQRDVWQYFTVNTGVRSVGVMGDSRTYDYTIAIRAITSIDGMTADFAQLPWEVLKKISTRIVNEVDHVNRIVYDITSKPPATVEWE; from the coding sequence ATGACTGAATTTAACAACCTTGAGAGAATCATCGTATTAGACTACGGTAGTCAATACAATCAATTGATTGCACGCCGTATCCGTGAAATTGGTGTGTTCTCTGAACTTAAAAGTCATAAAATTACTGCTCAACAAGTTAAGAAAATCAAGCCCCTTGGGATTATCCTCTCAGGTGGTCCCAACTCTGTTTATACAGAGGATTCTTTCGGGATTGACGAGGAAATTTTCAATCTTGGTATTCCAGTACTAGGAATTTGCTATGGTATGCAATTGCTAACTGACCGTCTGGGGGGCAAGGTGGTGCCTGCTGGTCAAACCGGAAACAGTGAGTATGGTCAATCCACTCTCAACCTGCGCCAAGAATCAGCCTTGTTTGCTCATACTCCTAATGAACAGGTTGTTCTGATGAGTCATGGCGATGCTGTCACTGAGATTCCTCAAGGCTTCCACCTAGTTGGCGACTCTGCTGACTGCCCTTATGCTGCTATCGAAAATACCGACCGCAAGATTTATGGCATCCAGTTCCACCCAGAAGTTCGCCACTCGGTTTACGGCAATGATATTTTACACAATTTCGCTCTAAATATCTGCGGGGCCAAGGGCGACTGGTCTATGGATAATTTCATTGAGATGGAAATCGTCAAAATCCGCCAAACTGTCGGAGATAGAAAAGTGCTTCTCGGTCTATCAGGTGGGGTTGATTCTTCTGTCGTCGGTGTCCTTCTGCAAAAGGCCATTGGTGACCAATTAACCTGTATTTTTGTGGACCATGGTTTACTTCGCAAAAACGAAGGCGACCAGGTCATGAATATGCTGGGTGGTAACTTCGGCCTCAATATCATCCGTGTAGATGCTTCTGAGCGTTTTCTTAAACTCCTAGCGGGTGTTGATGATCCAGAGAAAAAGCGGAAAATTATCGGGAATGAATTTGTCTATGTTTTCGATGATGAAGCCAGCAAGCTTAAGGGAGTTGACTTCCTTGCTCAAGGGACCCTCTATACGGACATTATCGAGTCAGGAACCGAAACCGCCCAAACCATCAAATCCCACCACAATGTCGGTGGCCTGCCAGAAGATATGCAGTTTCAATTGATTGAGCCCCTCGACACCCTCTTTAAGGATGAGGTCAGGGCTCTAGGAACTGCTCTGGGTATGCCAGATGAGATTGTTTGGCGCCAACCCTTCCCTGGTCCAGGTCTGGCTATCCGGGTTATGGGTGACATTACCGCTGAGAAGTTGGAAACCGTCCGCGAATCCGATGCCATCTTGCGAGAAGAAATCGCCAAGGCTGGCCTACAGCGTGATGTCTGGCAGTACTTTACCGTTAATACCGGTGTCCGTTCCGTCGGAGTCATGGGTGATAGTCGCACCTACGACTACACTATCGCTATCCGCGCTATCACTTCTATCGATGGCATGACAGCCGACTTTGCCCAACTTCCTTGGGAAGTCCTCAAGAAAATTTCCACCCGCATCGTCAATGAGGTAGACCACGTCAACCGTATCGTCTACGATATCACCAGCAAACCACCAGCAACCGTTGAGTGGGAATAA
- a CDS encoding ATP-binding protein, with translation MTSSTAVLDYLKLPEDEYHDFKQRWHNDNSELVRDILNFVNTIHHDDCYIFFGVADDGTIIGVNEDINRKDSETLTDLLHKLYLSTNSQIKVEVDTQLIEDKEIDILTIFNTNLVPIYPTKEYKPKGTKGLSAGLVYSRNGAINTPRNESTSFEKLNSLFKKYNKMDTSIQERYKQVLTDNKNWSYIENDEGTFFIYNLNPDFYMRFYVDTQNRYQVEAYSLNQMDCKISWYILEIRYRHLTIFERLLNFLDGGRVLIPSPNLTSFESWDRGGSYYYIFKDSLDYLLLTFLAVVFPMINSYSLQRFKESIVILENKEVQKRLHAKVNSIYSLQQIQELTTASDVDSYYEQHIAGKISDISISEMSHMLRQKKITDLLNHTLTEKFNKSLDN, from the coding sequence ATGACCTCTTCTACTGCTGTACTTGATTATTTGAAATTACCTGAAGATGAGTATCATGATTTCAAACAAAGATGGCATAATGATAATTCAGAACTTGTGCGTGATATTTTAAATTTTGTTAATACAATTCATCATGATGATTGTTACATCTTTTTCGGAGTAGCTGACGACGGTACTATTATTGGTGTAAATGAGGATATTAATCGGAAAGATAGTGAAACTTTGACTGATTTACTTCATAAACTATATTTATCGACAAATAGTCAAATTAAGGTAGAAGTTGATACTCAATTAATTGAAGACAAAGAGATTGATATCTTAACTATCTTTAATACTAATTTGGTTCCTATTTATCCAACGAAAGAATATAAACCAAAAGGAACTAAGGGATTAAGTGCTGGTTTAGTGTACTCCAGAAATGGTGCGATTAATACACCTAGAAATGAATCAACTTCTTTTGAGAAACTAAATTCATTATTTAAAAAATATAATAAAATGGATACTTCGATTCAAGAACGATATAAACAGGTATTAACAGATAATAAGAATTGGTCATATATCGAAAATGATGAAGGAACGTTTTTTATCTATAACTTAAATCCAGATTTCTATATGAGATTTTACGTCGATACTCAAAACCGTTATCAGGTAGAGGCATATAGTCTAAATCAAATGGATTGTAAAATCAGTTGGTATATACTTGAAATTAGATACAGACATCTGACGATTTTTGAACGATTGTTAAATTTTTTAGATGGAGGGAGGGTATTGATTCCTAGTCCTAATTTGACTTCTTTTGAAAGTTGGGACAGAGGAGGAAGCTATTATTATATTTTCAAAGATTCTTTAGATTATTTATTATTAACATTTTTAGCTGTGGTATTTCCAATGATTAATAGCTACTCCTTGCAGAGGTTTAAAGAAAGTATTGTGATATTAGAAAACAAAGAAGTACAAAAGAGATTGCATGCTAAAGTAAACTCTATTTATTCATTACAACAAATTCAAGAGTTAACTACTGCTTCTGATGTCGATAGTTATTATGAACAACACATCGCAGGAAAAATCTCCGATATAAGTATAAGTGAAATGAGTCATATGCTAAGACAAAAGAAAATAACAGATTTATTAAATCATACTCTCACTGAGAAGTTCAACAAGTCATTAGATAATTAA
- a CDS encoding helix-turn-helix domain-containing protein, producing the protein MKETKFSKLLNEFLIQIKKDFSITTKELTKELNFSKNTLANWRKGNSKPTFELLDKFYKFLQNFKKNYNINLSLNRETLTVFEQLMEEIDSQLIVYMQKESMECDIRIHKSLDINRRKTFHKNFSNFIEFLTTVSKSYNQEYATEESDYLILNGNQKREFLDSLQSLKLIGFDLDTDEKNAIQKRLAKLIGVSEAQISRWKSGKDYPSQANLKQIGKLFNPEIDAPFSSYTFDLSRFQSIFIDTPKYSNVLLEFERTYFKHIKELIKRWGKTERLEVNIIKFRHLIKYDYENNNFYEDFEEIKRIFFRDCLMMFYKSFTYLNNDEEFQNWIHKQISSEEVESYKCVSSVNFELKSKEDFKNIAKEVDDGFKQLDNFINYGATFDNVRDSVLKNYDLLLFMKIQIDSKDNVAVKKIFENAKDKFDSEGFIRQQCRNLCNGLSVRKEDNSIDVLEAFYNQFWDLIIYKVSQPNFDLRPADKIYGKNLTSIWKTLEIDYKLLSEELHRIFEEVSEMNEKISDKAIFELVQYIKDGEKIFEEVLFNDSYFMFTKQYNESDGEFDKLREITRLYNTVKEFQKKYPSYIF; encoded by the coding sequence ATGAAAGAAACAAAATTTAGTAAATTGTTAAATGAATTTTTAATACAAATAAAAAAGGACTTTAGCATTACGACTAAAGAACTTACAAAAGAATTAAATTTTTCGAAAAATACACTTGCCAATTGGAGAAAAGGAAATTCAAAGCCTACTTTTGAACTACTCGATAAATTCTATAAATTTCTTCAAAATTTTAAAAAGAATTATAATATTAATCTTTCTCTCAATAGAGAAACTTTAACGGTATTTGAACAGCTTATGGAAGAAATTGATAGTCAATTAATAGTGTATATGCAGAAAGAAAGTATGGAATGTGATATAAGGATTCATAAATCTCTTGATATTAATAGGAGAAAAACATTCCATAAGAATTTTTCGAACTTTATTGAATTTTTAACTACAGTTTCTAAGTCATATAACCAAGAATATGCAACAGAAGAATCAGATTATTTAATTCTCAATGGAAATCAAAAAAGAGAATTTTTAGATTCTTTACAATCGCTAAAACTAATAGGTTTTGATTTAGATACTGATGAAAAAAATGCTATTCAAAAAAGGCTTGCAAAACTAATTGGTGTTAGTGAAGCACAAATTTCTAGGTGGAAGAGTGGAAAAGATTATCCATCACAAGCTAATTTAAAGCAAATAGGAAAATTATTTAATCCTGAAATCGATGCTCCCTTCAGTAGTTACACATTTGACCTGAGTAGATTTCAAAGTATATTTATCGATACTCCAAAATATAGTAACGTTTTACTTGAATTTGAACGGACGTACTTTAAACATATTAAAGAGTTGATAAAACGATGGGGGAAAACTGAACGATTAGAAGTTAATATAATTAAGTTTAGGCACCTAATAAAATATGATTATGAAAATAATAATTTTTATGAAGATTTTGAAGAAATTAAAAGAATATTCTTTAGAGATTGTCTAATGATGTTTTATAAATCATTTACATATTTAAATAACGATGAAGAATTTCAAAATTGGATACATAAACAAATTAGTAGTGAAGAAGTAGAAAGTTATAAGTGTGTTTCGTCAGTAAATTTTGAGTTGAAGAGTAAAGAAGATTTTAAAAATATTGCGAAAGAAGTAGATGATGGTTTCAAGCAATTGGATAATTTTATCAATTACGGAGCAACTTTTGATAACGTAAGGGATTCTGTTTTAAAAAATTACGACCTACTCTTATTTATGAAAATTCAGATAGATTCTAAAGATAATGTAGCTGTTAAAAAAATCTTTGAAAATGCAAAAGATAAATTCGATTCTGAAGGTTTTATCAGACAACAGTGTAGAAATTTATGTAATGGTTTGAGTGTACGAAAAGAGGATAATTCAATTGATGTTCTCGAAGCTTTCTATAATCAGTTTTGGGATTTGATTATATACAAAGTGTCTCAACCTAATTTCGACCTTCGTCCAGCTGATAAAATTTATGGTAAGAATTTGACAAGCATTTGGAAAACTTTAGAAATTGATTATAAATTGTTAAGCGAGGAATTACATCGAATTTTTGAAGAAGTTTCAGAAATGAATGAAAAAATTTCAGATAAAGCAATTTTTGAACTGGTGCAATATATAAAAGATGGCGAAAAAATATTCGAAGAAGTTTTATTTAATGATTCATACTTTATGTTCACAAAACAATATAATGAAAGTGATGGAGAATTTGATAAACTTAGAGAAATCACAAGGCTTTACAACACCGTGAAAGAATTCCAAAAAAAGTACCCTAGTTACATTTTTTGA
- a CDS encoding sigma-70 family RNA polymerase sigma factor — protein MANKVENKRNANITKAVKAGDWSSVDKLLSQPFENLKRKDKDYSLSSLNAEVQTEGEYTEVMDLYADNTFNPIEELLIKERNERLYNALSKLSEDDRHIFLAITLHGTSALQLTQETKYKSHKTVQSHYLKALEALKDELKNYF, from the coding sequence ATGGCTAATAAAGTCGAGAACAAACGAAATGCAAACATTACTAAAGCTGTTAAAGCTGGTGACTGGTCTAGTGTAGATAAGTTGCTCAGTCAGCCATTTGAAAATCTAAAACGTAAAGACAAGGATTACAGTCTATCTAGCCTCAATGCTGAAGTACAGACTGAGGGAGAATATACAGAAGTTATGGATTTATATGCTGACAATACCTTCAATCCCATTGAAGAACTGCTAATAAAAGAGCGTAATGAGCGCCTTTACAATGCTCTTTCAAAACTTTCTGAAGATGACCGCCATATCTTCTTAGCGATCACATTACATGGTACTTCTGCCCTTCAGTTGACACAAGAAACTAAGTATAAAAGTCATAAGACTGTTCAAAGTCATTATCTAAAGGCTTTGGAAGCATTAAAAGATGAGCTAAAAAATTATTTTTAA
- a CDS encoding replication protein gives MAKDKRSNKWAFLLYKESAPDKYLDILEEMHIPFVLSPWHDKDVNKETGEFKKAHKHGALFFDSLKSYSQVSDLLTSKLNTPAHVEIVMSPKGMYDYFIHAENPEKTRYNIEDIESGCGFELDKFLIENNSDKFLSTVIDIIEEHNFTEFNSLVRYARKEDIVLLNLIVNKTYFFAKYLDSRRHSNNKERKYNER, from the coding sequence ATGGCGAAAGATAAACGCTCGAATAAGTGGGCTTTTCTACTCTATAAAGAAAGTGCGCCTGACAAGTATTTGGATATTCTAGAAGAGATGCACATTCCATTTGTTTTGAGCCCTTGGCATGACAAAGATGTCAATAAAGAGACTGGGGAATTTAAAAAAGCTCACAAGCATGGTGCTCTATTTTTTGATTCTCTAAAGAGCTACTCTCAAGTTTCTGACTTACTGACTAGTAAGTTAAACACACCAGCCCACGTAGAAATTGTCATGAGCCCTAAAGGGATGTACGACTATTTTATACATGCGGAGAATCCTGAAAAGACTCGTTACAATATTGAAGACATTGAATCGGGTTGTGGCTTTGAGTTAGATAAGTTCCTAATTGAAAATAATAGTGATAAATTTCTTTCAACGGTCATTGACATTATTGAAGAACATAACTTCACTGAATTTAACAGCCTCGTTAGATATGCTCGCAAAGAAGACATCGTACTACTAAATCTCATAGTCAATAAGACCTACTTCTTTGCCAAGTATCTTGATTCACGCAGACACAGTAATAATAAAGAAAGGAAATATAATGAACGCTAA
- a CDS encoding DUF3173 domain-containing protein — MNAKTVNYNNLMELGFLKATAQQIIRQTKLKMVQQGYTIYNNRRLGSVPISAVEDILGFKLLD, encoded by the coding sequence ATGAACGCTAAAACTGTAAATTATAACAACTTGATGGAATTAGGTTTTCTAAAAGCTACTGCTCAACAAATCATTCGACAAACAAAATTAAAAATGGTACAACAAGGCTATACTATTTATAATAATAGGAGGTTAGGAAGTGTTCCTATTTCTGCTGTAGAGGATATTCTTGGCTTTAAGTTACTCGACTAG
- a CDS encoding tyrosine-type recombinase/integrase produces the protein MAKTNFQDVYVDNKGQFYYEVSLGNDKITGKRIKKKSRKDANGKKFTSAKEAYTEAIRIKNDYLQSQGYSNYNMTYEQFMNTTYLPYYKSEVTEHTYSTRHPSLNIIIKRFGKKKLKDISIRDVQNFRTWLLSEKGANYSNAYASLTFGTFRKSLDFAVDMQYLDSNVSMKIKAIPKGKTAIEYWTKEDFEKIISTICISDFYEHLCFVMLWLYFCTGLRVNEGTALWWNDIDLSKKELRVSHMLIAKTKTDWVRQNRTKTDAGLRIISLDDDTVEILREWKKRQSKLVKTNFVLSYDGNPMIKSTISRIIKRYAKLADVPPIQAKGLRHSHASYLINELNASVLIVSKRLGHSSPEITLKHYAHLWSGVDKELASEMAGLIRIKHADKTRIHFNGNQALLR, from the coding sequence ATGGCAAAAACAAATTTTCAAGATGTCTACGTTGATAATAAAGGACAGTTCTATTATGAAGTCAGCTTAGGAAACGACAAAATTACTGGAAAGCGTATCAAGAAGAAATCTCGTAAAGATGCGAACGGCAAGAAGTTTACCTCAGCAAAGGAAGCTTATACTGAAGCTATTAGAATCAAGAATGACTATTTACAATCACAGGGTTATTCAAATTATAATATGACTTATGAGCAGTTTATGAATACTACTTATCTGCCATATTATAAATCAGAGGTTACTGAGCACACCTACTCTACTCGTCACCCCTCATTAAATATTATTATTAAACGCTTTGGCAAGAAAAAGTTAAAAGATATTTCTATCAGAGATGTCCAAAATTTTAGAACATGGTTACTATCTGAAAAAGGTGCTAACTACTCTAATGCTTATGCTAGTTTGACATTTGGTACATTTAGAAAATCTCTTGATTTTGCGGTTGATATGCAATATCTTGATAGTAATGTTTCAATGAAAATCAAAGCCATTCCTAAAGGAAAGACTGCCATTGAATATTGGACAAAAGAAGATTTTGAGAAAATCATTAGTACTATCTGTATATCTGATTTTTATGAACACCTTTGCTTTGTGATGTTATGGTTATACTTCTGTACTGGCTTACGAGTAAATGAGGGCACTGCTCTATGGTGGAATGATATTGACTTATCTAAAAAAGAGTTACGTGTTAGTCATATGCTAATCGCTAAAACTAAGACTGATTGGGTTAGACAAAATAGAACCAAAACAGATGCTGGGCTAAGAATTATTTCATTAGATGATGATACCGTAGAGATATTGAGGGAATGGAAAAAACGGCAATCAAAACTAGTAAAAACAAATTTTGTTTTAAGCTATGACGGTAACCCTATGATTAAATCTACTATTTCACGTATTATCAAGCGGTACGCTAAACTAGCTGATGTTCCACCAATACAAGCTAAGGGATTAAGACATTCACATGCCTCTTATCTCATTAATGAGTTAAATGCTTCAGTTTTGATTGTCTCAAAAAGACTAGGTCACTCCTCTCCAGAGATTACATTAAAGCACTACGCTCATCTCTGGTCTGGTGTTGATAAGGAATTAGCAAGTGAAATGGCCGGACTCATTCGAATTAAACATGCGGACAAAACGAGAATTCACTTTAATGGGAACCAAGCATTATTGAGATAG
- a CDS encoding aldo/keto reductase has translation MEYVKLGQTGLEVSKLCLGCMSFGDASLGFHSGWLLDEEKSRVIIKKALDLGINFFDTVNSYAAGTSEEYLGRALKDFDNREDIVLATKCYFSDLPNGEKRPNNHDLSRKDIFHQVNRSLERLGTDYIDILYIRRWDYNTPIEETMTALNDLVRSGKVRYLGASAMYTWQFQKAQYVAEQYGWAKFSVMQNHYNLLYREEEREMIPFCQETGVGLAPYSPLASGRVVRDWTADTARSKTDTTAKSKYDSTEAQDMAIVQRVAEVAEKYGVSRTQVALVWPWQKGVHSPIVGVTKEKYLDDFMGAFDVHLTQEDMDYLDKKYLPHKVVGAL, from the coding sequence ATGGAATATGTAAAATTAGGTCAAACAGGTCTGGAAGTATCCAAGCTCTGTCTGGGTTGCATGAGCTTTGGCGATGCCAGTCTTGGCTTTCATTCTGGCTGGCTTTTAGACGAGGAGAAGAGCCGTGTCATCATCAAGAAGGCTCTGGATTTGGGCATTAATTTCTTTGATACGGTTAATAGCTATGCGGCTGGGACCAGCGAAGAATACCTGGGTCGGGCGCTCAAGGATTTTGATAATCGCGAGGACATTGTTTTGGCAACCAAGTGCTATTTTAGCGATTTACCCAATGGTGAAAAACGGCCCAATAATCACGATCTCTCGCGCAAGGATATCTTCCATCAGGTCAACCGCAGTCTGGAGCGACTGGGGACGGATTACATCGATATCCTCTATATCCGCCGCTGGGACTACAATACACCGATTGAAGAAACCATGACTGCCCTCAATGATTTGGTCAGAAGTGGTAAGGTCCGCTATCTGGGAGCTTCCGCCATGTATACCTGGCAGTTCCAAAAGGCTCAGTATGTGGCTGAACAGTACGGCTGGGCTAAGTTTTCTGTCATGCAAAACCACTATAACCTCCTTTATCGCGAGGAAGAGCGGGAAATGATTCCCTTCTGCCAGGAAACAGGTGTCGGCCTGGCTCCTTACAGTCCTCTAGCTTCTGGTCGGGTCGTTCGGGACTGGACGGCAGATACAGCCCGCAGTAAGACCGATACCACAGCTAAAAGTAAATACGATAGCACAGAAGCACAGGACATGGCCATCGTCCAAAGAGTAGCAGAAGTCGCCGAAAAATATGGCGTCAGCCGAACCCAAGTTGCTCTAGTCTGGCCCTGGCAAAAGGGCGTGCATTCACCTATCGTCGGTGTCACCAAGGAAAAATATCTGGATGACTTTATGGGTGCCTTTGACGTCCATTTGACCCAAGAAGACATGGACTATCTGGACAAAAAATACCTCCCTCACAAGGTCGTCGGTGCTCTGTAA
- the sufB gene encoding Fe-S cluster assembly protein SufB has protein sequence MTDTPNKDIELGQNQQDTNFHVEMNPVFTTGKGLSEEVVRQISAKKNEPDWMLDFRLKALKNFNDMSMPKWGPDLSELNFDDVVYYQKVSETPARDWDDVPDKVKETFERLGVPEAEQSYLAGTVAQYESEAVYHNMKKEFEKEGIIFTDIDSGLQEYPDLFKQYFAKLVPPTDNKLAALNSAVWSGGTFIYIPKGVEVEVPLQLYLRINNENTGQFERTLIIVDEGASMHYVEGCTAPTYTTNSLHAAVVEVFALEGAHIRYTTIQNWSDNVYNLVTKRATAKKNATVEWIDGNIGSKTTMKYPAIYLDGEGATGTMLTIAFAGAGQDQDTGAKMIHSAPHTKSSIISKSLAKGGGRVDYRGQVTFKEEAKHSLSHVECDTILMDDLSSSDTVPFNEIHNSSVALEHEAKVSKISEEQLFYLMSRGLTESEATEKIVMGFIEPFAKELPMEYAVELNQLISFEMEGSIG, from the coding sequence ATGACAGATACTCCAAATAAAGATATAGAGCTTGGTCAAAACCAGCAGGATACCAACTTTCATGTAGAGATGAATCCTGTCTTTACGACTGGGAAGGGTCTGAGCGAGGAGGTCGTTCGGCAAATTTCGGCCAAGAAGAATGAGCCTGACTGGATGCTGGACTTCCGTCTTAAGGCCTTGAAGAATTTCAATGACATGTCCATGCCCAAGTGGGGGCCAGACTTGTCTGAATTGAATTTCGATGATGTGGTTTACTATCAGAAGGTCTCGGAGACACCGGCTCGAGACTGGGATGACGTTCCTGACAAGGTCAAGGAGACCTTTGAGCGACTGGGGGTTCCAGAGGCCGAGCAATCCTATCTGGCAGGGACCGTGGCCCAATACGAGTCAGAAGCGGTCTACCACAACATGAAAAAGGAATTTGAAAAAGAGGGAATTATTTTCACTGATATTGATAGTGGTTTACAAGAATATCCCGACCTTTTCAAACAGTATTTTGCCAAGTTGGTTCCACCGACAGATAATAAACTGGCTGCCCTCAATTCAGCTGTTTGGTCTGGTGGTACCTTCATCTATATTCCCAAGGGTGTGGAAGTGGAAGTGCCTCTGCAACTTTATCTGCGCATCAACAATGAAAATACCGGTCAGTTTGAGCGGACCCTGATTATCGTTGATGAAGGGGCTTCCATGCACTATGTCGAAGGCTGTACAGCCCCCACCTACACCACCAACAGTCTCCATGCTGCGGTCGTTGAGGTTTTTGCCCTAGAAGGGGCTCATATCCGCTACACCACTATTCAAAATTGGTCCGACAATGTCTATAACCTAGTTACCAAGCGAGCCACAGCCAAGAAGAATGCCACGGTCGAGTGGATTGATGGCAATATCGGCTCCAAGACGACCATGAAGTACCCAGCTATCTACTTGGATGGTGAAGGTGCGACAGGAACTATGTTGACCATCGCCTTTGCTGGGGCTGGTCAGGACCAAGATACTGGGGCCAAGATGATTCACTCAGCTCCCCATACCAAGTCCTCCATTATTTCCAAGTCTCTGGCCAAGGGTGGCGGTAGGGTTGACTATCGGGGTCAGGTCACCTTTAAGGAGGAGGCCAAGCACTCCCTCAGCCACGTGGAATGCGACACCATCCTTATGGATGACCTCTCTTCATCGGACACGGTTCCCTTCAATGAGATCCACAATTCGTCCGTAGCTCTGGAACATGAGGCCAAGGTTTCCAAGATTTCAGAAGAACAACTCTTCTATCTCATGAGTCGGGGTCTGACCGAGAGCGAAGCTACTGAAAAAATCGTCATGGGCTTTATTGAGCCTTTTGCAAAGGAGCTACCAATGGAATACGCGGTCGAACTCAACCAACTCATCTCCTTTGAAATGGAAGGTTCGATTGGATAA
- a CDS encoding cupin, whose translation MIKVYKLNLEAKEIEKFNQNNRFSIRHIHLMLNQEIPTHSSSSDKVVIVLEDNIDFTASGETVKMISGDFVVLEPEEKHSLKGNEESQVLVVLHK comes from the coding sequence ATGATAAAAGTTTATAAGCTCAACCTAGAAGCAAAAGAAATTGAAAAATTTAACCAAAACAATCGCTTTAGTATCCGCCACATCCACCTGATGTTGAATCAGGAAATTCCTACCCATTCCTCCTCAAGTGATAAAGTTGTTATTGTCCTTGAAGATAATATTGATTTCACAGCCTCAGGGGAAACGGTCAAGATGATTTCAGGCGACTTTGTCGTCCTAGAGCCAGAAGAAAAACATTCCCTTAAAGGAAACGAAGAGTCTCAAGTTCTGGTTGTTCTTCATAAGTAA